From the Oncorhynchus nerka isolate Pitt River linkage group LG20, Oner_Uvic_2.0, whole genome shotgun sequence genome, one window contains:
- the LOC115102399 gene encoding tubulin alpha-8 chain-like isoform X2, with the protein MYRQLYHPEQLISGKEDAANNYARGHYTVGKEIIDGVLERVRKMTDQCTGLQGFLIFHSFGGGTGSGFTSLLMERLSVDYGKKSKLEFAIYPAPQVSTAVVEPYNSILTTHTTLDHSDCAFMVDNEAIYDICRRNLDVERPSYTNLNRLIGQIVSSITASLRFDGALNVDLTEFQTNLVPFPRIHFPLVTYAPIISAEKAYHEQLTISEITTACFEPANQMVKCDPRHGMYIACCMLYRGDVVPKDVNAAIQNIKTKRSIQFVDWCPTGFKVGINYQPPTTVPGGDLAKVQRAVCMLSNTTAIAEAWARLDHKFDLMYAKRAFVHWYVGEGMEEGEFSEAREDMACLEKDYEELGRTSTESDDDEASEEY; encoded by the exons ATGTACAGGCAGCTCTACCATCCTGAGCAGCTCATCTCTGGAAAGGAGGATGCAGCCAATAACTACGCCCGTGGACACTACACCGTGGGTAAGGAGATCATTGACGGGGTTCTGGAGCGTGTCCGTAAAATG ACTGACCAGTGCACAGGGCTACAAGGATTCCTCATCTTCCACAGCTTCGGAGGAGGCACTGGCTCTGGTTTCACCTCTCTGCTGATGGAGCGCCTGTCTGTTGACTACGGTAAGAAGTCCAAGCTGGAGTTTGCCATCTACCCAGCTCCCCAAGTGTCCACAGCTGTGGTAGAGCCATATAATTCCATTCTGACCACCCACACCACCCTGGATCACTCTGACTGTGCCTTCATGGTGGACAATGAGGCCATCTACGACATCTGTCGCCGCAACCTTGATGTTGAGCGCCCATCCTACACCAACCTCAACAGATTGATCGGTCAGATCGTTTCCTCCATCACTGCCTCCCTACGCTTTGATGGTGCCTTGAATGTTGACCTCACAGAGTTCCAGACCAATTTAGTCCCATTCCCCCGCATTCATTTCCCTCTGGTCACCTACGCGCCCATTATCTCCGCTGAGAAGGCCTACCATGAGCAGCTGACCATCTCTGAGATCACCACTGCCTGCTTCGAGCCAGCCAATCAGATGGTCAAGTGTGACCCTCGCCATGGCATGTACATAGCCTGCTGTATGCTGTACCGTGGCGATGTGGTGCCCAAAGATGTGAACGCTGCCATTCAAAATATCAAGACCAAACGTTCCATCCAGTTTGTGGATTGGTGCCCCACCGGTTTCAAG GTTGGGATCAACTATCAGCCCCCGACTACCGTACCTGGAGGTGATCTAGCTAAAGTCCAGAGGGCTGTGTGCATGCTGAGCAACACCACTGCCATTGCTGAAGCCTGGGCCCGTTTGGACCACAAGTTTGACCTCATGTATGCCAAACGTGCCTTTGTGCACTGGTATGTAGGTGAGggcatggaggagggagagttctCTGAGGCCAGAGAAGACATGGCTTGCCTGGAGAAGGATTATGAAGAGCTGGGCAGAACAAGCACAGAATCTGATGATGATGAAGCGAGTGAGGAATATTAA
- the LOC115102399 gene encoding tubulin alpha-8 chain-like isoform X1 — MRECISIHVGQAGVQTGNACWELFCLEHGVGPDGVFNEEDQGPNSRTDPFNTFFNTGSSGRHVPRAIFVDLEPTVVDEVRTGMYRQLYHPEQLISGKEDAANNYARGHYTVGKEIIDGVLERVRKMTDQCTGLQGFLIFHSFGGGTGSGFTSLLMERLSVDYGKKSKLEFAIYPAPQVSTAVVEPYNSILTTHTTLDHSDCAFMVDNEAIYDICRRNLDVERPSYTNLNRLIGQIVSSITASLRFDGALNVDLTEFQTNLVPFPRIHFPLVTYAPIISAEKAYHEQLTISEITTACFEPANQMVKCDPRHGMYIACCMLYRGDVVPKDVNAAIQNIKTKRSIQFVDWCPTGFKVGINYQPPTTVPGGDLAKVQRAVCMLSNTTAIAEAWARLDHKFDLMYAKRAFVHWYVGEGMEEGEFSEAREDMACLEKDYEELGRTSTESDDDEASEEY, encoded by the exons ATG AGAGAGTGTATCTCCATCCACGTGGGCCAGGCGGGAGTTCAGACTGGCAATGCATGCTGGGAACTCTTCTGCTTGGAACACGGTGTGGGGCCAGACGGGGTGTTCAATGAAGAGGACCAGGGGCCTAATTCACGGACTGACCCCTTCAACACCTTTTTTAACACAGGAAGTTCTGGCCGCCATGTTCCCAGGGCCATATTTGTGGACCTGGAGCCAACAGTGGTCG ATGAGGTCAGGACGGGAATGTACAGGCAGCTCTACCATCCTGAGCAGCTCATCTCTGGAAAGGAGGATGCAGCCAATAACTACGCCCGTGGACACTACACCGTGGGTAAGGAGATCATTGACGGGGTTCTGGAGCGTGTCCGTAAAATG ACTGACCAGTGCACAGGGCTACAAGGATTCCTCATCTTCCACAGCTTCGGAGGAGGCACTGGCTCTGGTTTCACCTCTCTGCTGATGGAGCGCCTGTCTGTTGACTACGGTAAGAAGTCCAAGCTGGAGTTTGCCATCTACCCAGCTCCCCAAGTGTCCACAGCTGTGGTAGAGCCATATAATTCCATTCTGACCACCCACACCACCCTGGATCACTCTGACTGTGCCTTCATGGTGGACAATGAGGCCATCTACGACATCTGTCGCCGCAACCTTGATGTTGAGCGCCCATCCTACACCAACCTCAACAGATTGATCGGTCAGATCGTTTCCTCCATCACTGCCTCCCTACGCTTTGATGGTGCCTTGAATGTTGACCTCACAGAGTTCCAGACCAATTTAGTCCCATTCCCCCGCATTCATTTCCCTCTGGTCACCTACGCGCCCATTATCTCCGCTGAGAAGGCCTACCATGAGCAGCTGACCATCTCTGAGATCACCACTGCCTGCTTCGAGCCAGCCAATCAGATGGTCAAGTGTGACCCTCGCCATGGCATGTACATAGCCTGCTGTATGCTGTACCGTGGCGATGTGGTGCCCAAAGATGTGAACGCTGCCATTCAAAATATCAAGACCAAACGTTCCATCCAGTTTGTGGATTGGTGCCCCACCGGTTTCAAG GTTGGGATCAACTATCAGCCCCCGACTACCGTACCTGGAGGTGATCTAGCTAAAGTCCAGAGGGCTGTGTGCATGCTGAGCAACACCACTGCCATTGCTGAAGCCTGGGCCCGTTTGGACCACAAGTTTGACCTCATGTATGCCAAACGTGCCTTTGTGCACTGGTATGTAGGTGAGggcatggaggagggagagttctCTGAGGCCAGAGAAGACATGGCTTGCCTGGAGAAGGATTATGAAGAGCTGGGCAGAACAAGCACAGAATCTGATGATGATGAAGCGAGTGAGGAATATTAA